A window of the Cystobacter fuscus genome harbors these coding sequences:
- a CDS encoding murein hydrolase activator EnvC family protein has protein sequence MNRLLLLLLLSWAPAAFSQDEAAERESVREKLSTQRAALALIESRKVSALEVLEMVEQRAATSAQRVRVLERDLVVFRKRLAVAEHEDEVTREMLREQLRRLSPRLWSMYRLMRRRPLEVLLSARDFSAMVWRSRALRATLEEDLRQLRTVQRVARLRQRVSAELRRLQGSLDVRLAFLREQARMARAQQEALEELVGTIKGEAELARRMVRELEQADADLGRVLQEMNEGPATSGFGALKGKLSPPAPGVIEVGFGRVVNPRFNTVTVQKGVDIRAPAGTPVKAVAEGTVAYAGWLRGYGNLLILDHGGGYHSLVAHLSSVTPGVGDRVAAGDTVGEVGETGSLKGAYLYFEIRRSGQALDPAPWLAAAH, from the coding sequence ATGAACCGGCTCCTGCTGCTCCTCCTGCTGTCGTGGGCGCCCGCGGCCTTCTCCCAGGACGAGGCGGCGGAGCGCGAGTCCGTGCGCGAGAAGTTGTCCACGCAGCGCGCGGCGCTCGCGCTCATCGAGTCGCGCAAGGTGTCCGCGCTGGAGGTGCTGGAGATGGTGGAGCAGCGCGCCGCCACCAGTGCCCAGCGGGTGCGGGTGTTGGAGCGAGACCTCGTCGTCTTCCGCAAGCGGCTGGCCGTGGCCGAGCACGAGGACGAGGTGACACGGGAGATGCTGCGCGAGCAGTTGCGCCGGCTGTCGCCCCGGCTGTGGAGCATGTACCGGCTCATGCGCCGCCGGCCGCTGGAGGTGCTGCTCAGCGCCCGGGACTTCTCCGCCATGGTGTGGCGCTCGCGCGCGCTGCGGGCGACGTTGGAGGAGGACCTGCGGCAGTTGCGCACGGTGCAGCGCGTGGCGCGGTTGCGGCAGCGGGTCTCGGCCGAGCTGCGCCGGTTGCAGGGCTCGCTGGACGTGCGGCTGGCGTTCCTGCGCGAGCAGGCGCGCATGGCCCGGGCGCAGCAGGAGGCGCTGGAGGAGCTGGTGGGCACCATCAAGGGCGAGGCGGAGCTGGCGCGGCGCATGGTGCGCGAGCTGGAGCAGGCGGACGCGGACCTCGGCCGGGTGCTCCAGGAGATGAACGAGGGGCCCGCTACCTCCGGCTTCGGGGCGCTCAAGGGCAAGCTGTCCCCTCCCGCTCCCGGCGTCATCGAGGTGGGATTCGGCCGCGTGGTCAACCCGCGCTTCAACACCGTCACCGTGCAGAAGGGCGTGGACATCCGCGCTCCCGCGGGTACTCCCGTGAAGGCCGTGGCCGAAGGGACCGTGGCGTACGCGGGCTGGCTGCGCGGCTATGGCAACCTGCTCATCCTCGATCACGGCGGGGGCTACCACTCGCTGGTGGCCCACCTGTCCTCCGTGACTCCGGGCGTGGGCGATCGCGTGGCCGCGGGTGACACGGTGGGCGAGGTGGGCGAGACGGGCTCGCTCAAGGGCGCCTACCTCTATTTCGAAATCCGCCGCTCCGGTCAGGCCCTGGATCCCGCGCCCTGGCTGGCGGCCGCTCATTGA
- a CDS encoding cell division protein FtsX translates to MSVLAKTAYFWRSAASGLRHAPFVHFIAVTTIAIALFAAGLAQAMGRGVDALLASLGGEVQVTVYLSPGLDEEGAAVLRERMEAASGGRASLVPPQAALDRLARELGDLGEALAQLPENPLPPSLELQVPAERRTPGALKQLAKELRALPGVTGVDYGEEAVERLSAISRALRYGGWVAFAVVLLATVVIVSATLQLAIYSRRGEIEIQKLVGATDRFVKMPFLIEGFLQGLLGAGVALAGLALFERLVGPGMNSLLSFLVGPGGAVPLLEPALALEMVAVGCALGLGGSFIAVGRFLRV, encoded by the coding sequence ATGAGCGTCCTGGCCAAGACGGCCTACTTCTGGCGCTCGGCGGCGTCGGGGCTGCGCCATGCGCCCTTCGTCCACTTCATCGCCGTGACCACCATCGCCATCGCCCTGTTCGCGGCGGGGCTCGCCCAGGCCATGGGCCGCGGAGTGGACGCGCTCCTCGCCTCGCTGGGCGGCGAGGTGCAGGTGACGGTGTACCTCTCTCCCGGTCTCGACGAGGAGGGCGCCGCGGTGCTGCGCGAGCGCATGGAAGCGGCCAGCGGCGGACGCGCCTCGCTCGTGCCTCCCCAGGCCGCGCTGGATCGTCTGGCGCGGGAGCTGGGTGACCTGGGTGAGGCGCTCGCGCAACTGCCCGAGAACCCGCTGCCCCCGTCGCTGGAGCTGCAGGTGCCCGCCGAGCGGCGCACTCCCGGCGCGCTCAAGCAACTGGCCAAGGAGCTGCGCGCCCTGCCCGGCGTCACCGGCGTGGACTATGGCGAGGAGGCCGTGGAGCGGCTGTCGGCCATCTCTCGCGCCCTGCGCTATGGCGGCTGGGTGGCGTTCGCGGTGGTGCTGCTGGCCACGGTGGTCATCGTGTCCGCGACGCTGCAACTGGCCATCTACTCGCGGCGTGGGGAGATCGAGATCCAGAAGTTGGTGGGCGCCACGGATCGCTTCGTGAAGATGCCCTTCCTCATCGAGGGCTTCCTCCAGGGCCTGCTGGGGGCCGGGGTGGCGCTCGCGGGGCTCGCGCTGTTCGAGCGGCTGGTGGGGCCGGGGATGAACTCGCTCCTGTCCTTCCTGGTGGGCCCCGGCGGCGCGGTGCCCCTGCTGGAGCCGGCCCTGGCGCTGGAGATGGTGGCGGTGGGGTGCGCGCTGGGCCTGGGGGGCAGCTTCATCGCGGTGGGGCGCTTTCTCCGGGTATGA
- a CDS encoding oxidoreductase: MTASSSRAPLRTGLIGYGLAGTVFHAPLLAAEPAFTLAAVATQRAAEVARDWPGARVLSPDALLEDPSLDVVIIASPNDTHAPLAERALRAGKHVVVDKPFTLDAAEASRLDALARERGRCLTVFHSRRWDGDFLTVRQLLEQGRLGRLFSFESHYDRFRPQVKARWKEDAVPGGGTLWDLGSHLIDQAVQLFGMPESVSADLGQQREGARATDWFHLLLRYGELRVILHSGSVVHEPWPRFVLQGERDAWVKYGLDPQEEQLKAGLRPGQAGWGQEPAARHGRLSQGGEVPTLPGQYESFYRCFARAIAGEGPVPVTAESAGQVIRIVQAAERSASEGRRIPLERPPGSQGAAHGADAVRQGRS, from the coding sequence ATGACCGCTTCCTCCTCTCGCGCTCCCCTGCGAACGGGCCTCATCGGCTACGGCCTCGCCGGCACCGTCTTCCACGCGCCCCTGCTCGCCGCCGAGCCCGCGTTCACCCTGGCGGCGGTCGCCACCCAACGCGCCGCGGAGGTGGCGCGCGACTGGCCCGGCGCGCGCGTGCTCTCCCCGGACGCGCTCCTGGAGGACCCTTCCCTCGACGTCGTCATCATCGCCTCGCCCAACGACACGCACGCGCCACTGGCCGAGCGCGCGCTCCGGGCTGGCAAGCACGTGGTCGTCGACAAGCCCTTCACCCTGGACGCCGCCGAGGCCTCGCGGCTGGATGCCCTGGCGCGCGAGCGCGGACGGTGCCTCACCGTCTTCCACAGCCGGCGCTGGGATGGCGATTTCCTCACCGTGCGCCAGTTGCTCGAGCAGGGGCGCCTGGGCCGGTTGTTCAGCTTCGAGAGTCACTACGATCGCTTCCGACCCCAGGTGAAGGCGCGCTGGAAGGAGGACGCCGTGCCCGGGGGCGGCACCCTGTGGGATCTCGGTTCCCACCTCATCGATCAGGCCGTGCAGCTCTTCGGGATGCCCGAGTCCGTCAGCGCCGACCTCGGCCAGCAGCGCGAGGGCGCCCGGGCCACGGACTGGTTCCACCTGCTGCTGCGCTATGGCGAGCTGCGCGTCATCCTGCACTCCGGCTCCGTGGTGCATGAGCCCTGGCCCCGCTTCGTCCTCCAGGGTGAGCGCGACGCGTGGGTGAAGTACGGGCTCGACCCGCAGGAAGAGCAGCTCAAGGCGGGGCTCCGGCCCGGTCAGGCGGGTTGGGGCCAGGAGCCCGCCGCGCGCCATGGCCGCTTGAGCCAGGGGGGCGAGGTGCCCACACTGCCGGGCCAATACGAGTCGTTCTACCGGTGCTTCGCCCGGGCCATCGCCGGCGAGGGCCCCGTCCCCGTCACCGCCGAGAGCGCGGGTCAGGTCATTCGCATCGTCCAGGCCGCCGAGCGCAGCGCCTCCGAGGGCCGGCGCATTCCCCTGGAGCGCCCGCCCGGCTCCCAGGGAGCGGCGCATGGGGCTGATGCGGTGCGGCAGGGGCGGAGTTAG
- the thrS gene encoding threonine--tRNA ligase: MLDVHDHRSLGQRLDLFHLQEEAPGMVFWHPRGHLLYRLIEERVRRQMRLEGYEEVRTPQLLAQPIWERSGHWENFRENMFQLAEEGGRHLALKPVSCPGHIQLVQRMGPSYRDLPLRLGEFGLVHRSEPSGSLHGLFRLRQFTQDDGHIFCAEEQMRDEVLRFCRSLRAFYADFGFEDVQVAFSSRPAQRAGSDEVWDVAESLLLEAAQQAGLHCRMQPGQGAFYGPKLEFVLKDRPGRDWQCGTIQLDLVLPERFDLHYVDASGQKRRPMMLHRAMLGSLERFIAILLEHHGGALPAWLSPEQVVVASIGEGAAGYAERFAAKLREAGCRAHADARAESLSRKIVDAHQAGVPWLVVAGAREVEKNGVRLRRRDGEQHDLAWEEALAELVAECRPSPSV; this comes from the coding sequence ATGCTCGACGTTCATGATCACCGTTCCCTGGGCCAGCGCCTGGACCTCTTCCACCTGCAGGAGGAGGCCCCCGGCATGGTGTTCTGGCACCCCCGGGGCCACCTGCTCTACCGGCTCATCGAGGAGCGCGTCCGCAGGCAGATGCGACTCGAGGGCTACGAGGAAGTGAGGACGCCTCAACTGCTCGCCCAGCCCATCTGGGAGCGCAGCGGCCACTGGGAGAACTTCCGCGAGAACATGTTCCAGCTCGCCGAGGAGGGCGGGCGGCACCTGGCGCTCAAACCGGTGAGCTGCCCCGGCCACATCCAGCTCGTGCAGCGCATGGGGCCCAGCTACCGCGACCTGCCCTTGCGGCTGGGCGAGTTCGGACTCGTGCACCGCAGCGAGCCCAGTGGTTCGCTCCACGGGTTGTTCCGCCTGCGCCAGTTCACGCAGGACGACGGGCACATCTTCTGTGCCGAGGAGCAGATGAGGGACGAGGTCCTCCGCTTCTGCCGCTCGCTGCGCGCCTTCTACGCCGACTTCGGCTTCGAGGACGTGCAGGTGGCCTTCTCCAGCCGTCCCGCCCAGCGGGCCGGAAGCGATGAGGTGTGGGACGTGGCCGAGTCCCTGTTGCTCGAGGCGGCCCAGCAGGCGGGGCTGCACTGCCGCATGCAGCCGGGACAGGGCGCGTTCTACGGGCCCAAGCTGGAGTTCGTGCTCAAGGATCGGCCCGGCCGCGACTGGCAATGCGGGACGATCCAGCTCGATCTCGTGCTCCCGGAGCGCTTCGATCTGCACTACGTGGATGCCTCGGGGCAGAAGCGCCGGCCGATGATGTTGCATCGCGCGATGCTCGGGAGCCTCGAGCGCTTCATCGCCATCCTCCTGGAACACCACGGGGGCGCGCTGCCCGCGTGGCTGTCACCGGAGCAGGTGGTGGTGGCCTCGATCGGGGAAGGAGCCGCGGGCTACGCCGAGCGCTTCGCCGCGAAGCTGCGCGAGGCGGGCTGCCGGGCGCACGCGGATGCACGAGCCGAATCGCTCTCCCGGAAGATCGTCGACGCGCATCAGGCCGGAGTGCCCTGGCTCGTCGTGGCGGGCGCTCGCGAGGTGGAGAAGAACGGGGTCCGGCTGCGGCGGCGGGATGGCGAGCAGCATGACCTCGCCTGGGAGGAAGCACTGGCGGAGCTCGTCGCCGAGTGCCGGCCCTCGCCCTCGGTGTGA
- a CDS encoding glutaminyl-peptide cyclotransferase — MAHRLSLCVLMIIAAVSCRSEVHSPPPPANAPVEGFEIVRSWPHDPFAFTQGLVFRQGKLYEGTGLQGRSSLREVELETGVVLRQSRLERQYFGEGIAIRGNRLYQLTWRSQEGFIYDAATFERVGHFTYPTEGWGLTEDGESLIMSDGSSTLRFLDPDTFAVRRTVKVQDAGREISQLNELEYVRGEVYANVWMTDLIARIDPSTGRVKGWINLAGLLPRAERTGDEDVLNGIAYDAAGDRLFVTGKYWSKLFQIRVVPR; from the coding sequence ATGGCGCACCGATTGTCCCTCTGTGTCCTCATGATCATCGCGGCGGTCTCCTGCCGGAGTGAAGTGCACTCCCCACCGCCTCCCGCGAACGCGCCGGTGGAGGGATTCGAGATCGTTCGAAGCTGGCCCCATGATCCCTTCGCGTTCACCCAGGGGCTCGTCTTCCGGCAGGGCAAGCTGTACGAGGGAACGGGCCTCCAGGGCCGCTCGAGCCTGCGGGAAGTGGAGCTCGAGACGGGCGTGGTGCTGCGCCAGTCCCGGCTCGAGCGCCAGTACTTCGGCGAGGGGATCGCGATTCGAGGCAACCGGCTGTACCAGCTCACCTGGCGCTCCCAGGAGGGCTTCATCTACGACGCCGCGACGTTCGAGCGGGTGGGTCACTTCACCTACCCCACCGAGGGATGGGGACTCACCGAGGACGGGGAGTCGCTCATCATGAGCGATGGCAGCAGCACGCTGCGCTTCCTGGACCCCGACACGTTCGCGGTCCGGCGTACCGTCAAGGTGCAGGATGCTGGCCGGGAGATCTCCCAGCTCAACGAGCTGGAGTATGTCCGCGGCGAGGTCTACGCGAACGTGTGGATGACGGACCTCATCGCGCGCATCGATCCGTCCACGGGGCGGGTGAAGGGCTGGATCAATCTCGCGGGGCTGCTGCCACGCGCGGAGCGCACGGGAGACGAGGACGTGCTCAATGGGATCGCCTATGACGCGGCCGGGGATCGGCTGTTCGTCACCGGAAAGTACTGGTCGAAGCTGTTCCAGATCCGCGTCGTGCCCCGCTGA
- a CDS encoding S41 family peptidase, which produces MRSLHSWRAALAAGLWLLAPMLPAQAREPSANTLAYEQLEVFARVLSYVENNYVDPVDERQLMQGAIQGMLGTLDPHTVFMPPEVFKEMKIDTSGEYGGVGIELAPQGDGFRVSSSIEDTPASRAGIRVGDELVAIDGERTRGLSHVEVMQRMRGPAGKRVLLTIMREGFSAPRELALIRDHVRIISVEGALYGGIAHVKVKSFQDRTAFYLRKELDRLRAQNEDKPLRGVVLDLRNNPGGLLEQAVAVSDLWLPGNLTIVSTRGRNPSQTTEERSKDRDTEPDYPLVVLVNAGSASASEIVAGALQDHGRATILGTQTFGKGSVQTVIELEDGSGLKLTVARYYTPKGRSIQEKGITPDYQVAESATGERTAKDETREKDLERHFKAEPGAATEDAPVVKARRFSEEPRAWDVTSKLTDHQLQVALNYLNGLARGTRPPMKASSSTP; this is translated from the coding sequence ATGCGCTCCTTGCACTCCTGGCGCGCGGCACTCGCCGCCGGCCTGTGGCTCCTGGCTCCCATGCTCCCGGCCCAGGCGCGCGAGCCCTCCGCGAACACCCTGGCCTACGAGCAGCTCGAGGTGTTCGCCCGGGTGCTGTCCTACGTGGAGAACAACTACGTGGATCCGGTGGACGAGCGCCAGCTCATGCAGGGCGCCATCCAGGGCATGTTGGGGACGTTGGATCCCCACACCGTCTTCATGCCGCCCGAGGTCTTCAAGGAGATGAAGATCGACACCTCCGGCGAGTACGGTGGGGTGGGCATCGAGCTGGCCCCCCAGGGCGACGGCTTCCGGGTGTCCTCCTCCATCGAGGACACGCCGGCGTCCCGGGCGGGCATCCGGGTGGGGGACGAGCTGGTCGCCATCGACGGCGAGCGCACGCGGGGTCTGAGCCACGTGGAGGTGATGCAGCGCATGCGCGGTCCCGCGGGCAAGCGCGTGCTGCTCACCATCATGCGCGAGGGTTTCAGCGCGCCGCGGGAGCTGGCCCTCATCCGCGACCATGTCCGCATCATCTCGGTGGAGGGTGCCCTGTACGGGGGCATCGCCCACGTGAAGGTGAAGAGCTTCCAGGACCGCACGGCGTTCTACCTGCGCAAGGAGCTGGACCGGCTGCGCGCGCAGAACGAGGACAAGCCGCTGCGTGGCGTGGTGTTGGATCTGCGCAACAACCCCGGCGGCCTGCTGGAGCAGGCGGTGGCCGTGAGCGATCTGTGGCTGCCGGGCAACCTCACCATCGTGAGCACGCGCGGGCGCAACCCGAGCCAGACGACCGAGGAGCGCAGCAAGGACCGGGACACGGAGCCGGACTATCCCCTGGTGGTGCTGGTGAACGCGGGGAGCGCCTCGGCGTCGGAGATCGTCGCGGGCGCGCTCCAGGACCATGGCCGCGCCACCATCCTGGGCACCCAGACGTTCGGCAAGGGGAGCGTGCAGACCGTCATCGAGCTGGAGGACGGCTCCGGGTTGAAGCTGACCGTGGCGCGCTACTACACGCCCAAGGGGCGGAGCATCCAGGAGAAGGGCATCACGCCGGACTACCAGGTGGCGGAGTCGGCGACGGGCGAGCGCACGGCGAAGGACGAGACGCGGGAGAAGGACCTGGAGCGGCACTTCAAGGCCGAGCCCGGGGCGGCGACCGAGGACGCTCCCGTGGTGAAGGCCAGGCGGTTCTCCGAGGAGCCGCGGGCCTGGGACGTGACGTCGAAGCTGACGGATCATCAGCTCCAGGTGGCGTTGAACTACCTCAACGGCCTGGCCCGTGGCACGCGCCCTCCGATGAAGGCCAGCTCCTCGACCCCGTGA
- a CDS encoding class I SAM-dependent methyltransferase: MRFLLAAACLSLVGCSHTPAAPSAPASEDVISPAGAIVAAADRPESDRALDPGRHPAALLEFVGVRPGMKVAELMAGGGYTTELLARAVGPRGVVYGENPRLVLERFAEQPWSERLARPVNQNVVRVDRELDEPLPPEVTDLDAVVSNIIYHDTVWLGTDRAKMNAAVFRALKPGGVYVVLDSSAKPGTGVSDAQTLHRIDEQTVRDEVLAAGFQFLRDSDVWRNPQDTRDWNSSPVAAGALRGTSDRFALKFIKPR; the protein is encoded by the coding sequence ATGCGATTCCTTCTCGCCGCTGCCTGCCTGTCCCTCGTGGGTTGTTCCCATACACCCGCCGCTCCCTCGGCTCCCGCGTCCGAGGACGTGATCTCTCCCGCCGGAGCCATCGTCGCCGCCGCGGACCGGCCCGAGTCCGATCGGGCCCTCGACCCAGGCCGTCATCCCGCCGCCCTGCTCGAGTTCGTGGGCGTGCGGCCCGGCATGAAGGTCGCCGAGCTGATGGCGGGGGGTGGATACACCACCGAGCTGCTCGCGCGCGCCGTGGGTCCTCGCGGGGTCGTCTATGGCGAGAATCCCCGGCTCGTCCTCGAGCGCTTCGCGGAGCAGCCCTGGAGCGAGCGGCTCGCCCGACCGGTCAACCAGAACGTGGTACGGGTGGATCGCGAGCTGGACGAGCCCCTTCCGCCCGAGGTGACCGATCTGGACGCGGTGGTGAGCAACATCATCTATCACGACACGGTGTGGCTCGGCACCGACCGGGCGAAGATGAACGCGGCCGTCTTCCGCGCGCTCAAGCCGGGTGGGGTCTACGTCGTCCTCGACTCGAGCGCGAAGCCCGGCACGGGCGTGAGCGACGCCCAGACGCTGCACCGCATCGACGAGCAGACCGTGCGCGACGAGGTGCTCGCGGCGGGCTTCCAGTTCCTGCGGGACAGCGATGTCTGGCGCAATCCCCAGGACACGCGCGACTGGAACTCCAGCCCGGTCGCCGCCGGGGCGCTCCGTGGCACCAGCGACCGCTTCGCCCTGAAGTTCATCAAGCCACGGTGA
- a CDS encoding ankyrin repeat domain-containing protein: MKTGTQESQSAVIDAEVLEVARMAFQYARGGNATELAAILDAGLPANLRNERGDTLLMLASYHGHVDATRVLLEHKADPERTNDRGQTPLAGCAFKGDLAMARLLLDHGTQVDGAGPDGKTALMFAAMFDRVEMMEELISRGAIPERRDAEKRTALDYARAMGAHRAAERLAALQQTPA, translated from the coding sequence ATGAAGACCGGGACCCAGGAGTCGCAGTCCGCAGTGATCGACGCGGAAGTGTTGGAGGTGGCGCGCATGGCGTTCCAGTACGCGCGCGGTGGAAACGCCACGGAGCTCGCCGCGATTCTCGACGCGGGGCTGCCCGCCAACCTGCGCAACGAGCGCGGCGACACGCTGCTGATGCTCGCGAGCTATCACGGCCACGTGGACGCCACCCGGGTGCTGCTCGAGCACAAGGCCGACCCCGAGCGCACCAATGACCGGGGGCAGACGCCCCTGGCCGGCTGCGCCTTCAAGGGAGACCTCGCCATGGCGCGGCTGCTGCTCGACCATGGCACCCAGGTCGACGGCGCGGGCCCGGACGGCAAGACGGCGCTCATGTTCGCGGCGATGTTCGACCGCGTGGAGATGATGGAGGAGTTGATCTCGCGGGGCGCGATCCCCGAGCGCCGGGATGCGGAGAAGCGCACGGCGCTCGACTACGCCCGTGCCATGGGCGCCCACCGCGCCGCCGAGCGGCTCGCGGCGTTGCAGCAGACCCCGGCTTGA
- a CDS encoding alpha/beta fold hydrolase: MDLISGLQEVSRRLLVMRGVRSEEVMVGGQRLHHFTLKGSGKGPPIVLVHGLGGAASGFGRVLIPLAKRFERVFAVDLPGHGFSPEYCLGPMCVRGQYEMLVRYCREVVGAPAFVVGNSLGGAMSVQLAAEHPELVRALALVASAGADVGHELIREVLESMNVRTGEQARALTQRLFHRPPWAMMFFANALRGVYGTPAVRALSADVIATGEYLKPEQLQGLAMPVLCVWGANEKLLPRESLDFFRTHLPPHSSVRVVDGFGHLPHVERPGELVAELLQFADSAGL; this comes from the coding sequence GTGGACCTCATCTCCGGACTCCAGGAAGTCTCGCGGCGCCTGTTGGTGATGCGCGGGGTGCGCTCGGAAGAAGTGATGGTGGGCGGACAGCGCCTCCATCACTTCACGTTGAAGGGCAGCGGCAAGGGTCCGCCCATCGTGCTGGTGCATGGGCTGGGCGGGGCGGCCAGTGGCTTCGGGCGCGTCCTCATCCCGCTGGCCAAACGCTTCGAGCGGGTGTTCGCGGTGGACCTGCCGGGGCATGGCTTCTCCCCGGAGTACTGCCTCGGGCCGATGTGCGTCCGGGGCCAGTACGAGATGCTGGTGCGCTACTGCCGCGAGGTGGTGGGCGCCCCGGCGTTCGTGGTGGGCAACTCCCTGGGTGGGGCCATGTCGGTGCAACTGGCGGCCGAGCACCCGGAGCTGGTTCGCGCCCTGGCCCTGGTGGCCTCGGCGGGAGCGGACGTGGGGCACGAGCTCATCCGCGAGGTGTTGGAGTCCATGAACGTGCGCACGGGCGAGCAGGCCCGTGCGCTCACCCAGCGCCTGTTCCACCGGCCTCCCTGGGCGATGATGTTCTTCGCCAATGCCCTCCGGGGCGTCTATGGCACCCCCGCCGTGCGGGCGCTGAGCGCGGACGTGATCGCCACGGGCGAGTACCTCAAGCCCGAGCAGCTCCAGGGGCTCGCCATGCCCGTGCTGTGCGTGTGGGGGGCGAACGAGAAGCTCCTGCCCCGTGAGAGCCTCGACTTCTTTCGCACCCACCTGCCGCCCCACTCGAGCGTGCGCGTGGTGGACGGCTTCGGTCACCTGCCGCATGTCGAGCGGCCGGGCGAGCTGGTGGCGGAGTTGCTCCAGTTCGCCGACTCCGCCGGGCTGTAG
- a CDS encoding catalase has translation MSLSTRPQLTTESGAPVADNQHSQTAGAAGPVLLQDHHLLEKLARFNRERIPERVVHAVGSGAYGTFVVTHPDIARYTRMKLFSEQGKRTEVFLRFSTVAGSKGAPDTARDPRGFAVRFYTEDGNWDLVGNNTPIFFLRDGIKFPDFIHSQKYDPYSNRQEPDNVWDFFSHSPEATHQFTWLFGDRGIPASLRHMDGFGSHTFQWVNANNERFFVKFHFKTNQGIRTLSTQEAEAIGGKDPQHHQSDLYAAIERGEFPSWTLKVQVMPEADAATYRFNPFDLTKVWSQKDYPLIELGRMELNRTPDNFFAEVEQAALDPAHFVPGIGPSPDRMLQARLFAYGDAARYRLGINHTQLPVNSPKGVKGGARNYGRDGGMRFDGNGGRSKNYEPNSFNGPAQSNEPSGLGVSVSGTTGTYVNPRHAEDNDYVQAGDLYRLMDESARERLVANIAGSLAQVSREDIITRAISHFRQADEQYGARVAAAVHKLRQSR, from the coding sequence ATGTCCTTGAGCACCCGTCCCCAGCTGACCACGGAGTCCGGAGCCCCCGTCGCCGACAACCAGCACTCGCAGACCGCCGGAGCCGCGGGTCCGGTGCTGCTGCAGGATCACCACCTGCTCGAGAAGCTCGCCCGCTTCAACCGCGAGCGCATCCCCGAGCGCGTCGTGCACGCGGTGGGCTCGGGCGCCTACGGCACCTTCGTGGTGACCCACCCCGACATCGCGCGCTACACGCGCATGAAGCTCTTCAGCGAGCAGGGCAAGCGCACCGAGGTCTTCCTGCGCTTCTCCACGGTGGCCGGCTCCAAGGGCGCGCCCGACACCGCGCGCGACCCCCGGGGCTTCGCGGTGCGCTTCTACACCGAGGACGGCAACTGGGACCTGGTGGGCAACAACACCCCCATCTTCTTCCTGCGCGACGGCATCAAGTTCCCGGACTTCATCCACTCGCAGAAGTACGACCCGTACAGCAACCGCCAGGAGCCCGACAACGTCTGGGACTTCTTCTCCCACTCGCCCGAGGCCACGCACCAGTTCACCTGGCTCTTCGGTGACCGGGGCATCCCCGCGTCGCTGCGCCACATGGATGGGTTCGGCTCGCACACCTTCCAGTGGGTGAACGCGAACAACGAGCGCTTCTTCGTGAAGTTCCACTTCAAGACCAACCAGGGCATCCGCACCCTCTCCACCCAGGAGGCCGAGGCCATCGGCGGGAAGGATCCGCAGCACCACCAGAGCGACCTGTACGCGGCCATCGAGCGCGGTGAGTTCCCGTCCTGGACGCTCAAGGTGCAGGTGATGCCCGAGGCCGACGCGGCCACCTACCGCTTCAACCCGTTCGACCTCACCAAGGTCTGGTCCCAGAAGGACTACCCGCTCATCGAGCTGGGCCGCATGGAGCTCAACCGCACGCCGGACAACTTCTTCGCCGAGGTGGAGCAGGCGGCGTTGGATCCCGCTCACTTCGTGCCGGGCATCGGCCCCTCGCCGGACCGCATGCTCCAGGCGCGCCTGTTCGCCTACGGGGACGCGGCCCGCTACCGGCTCGGCATCAACCACACCCAGTTGCCGGTGAACTCGCCCAAGGGCGTGAAGGGCGGCGCGCGCAACTACGGCCGCGACGGCGGCATGCGCTTCGATGGCAACGGCGGGCGCTCGAAGAACTACGAGCCGAACAGCTTCAACGGCCCCGCGCAGTCCAACGAGCCCTCGGGCCTGGGCGTCTCCGTGAGCGGCACCACGGGCACCTACGTCAACCCGCGGCACGCCGAGGACAACGACTACGTGCAGGCGGGCGACCTGTACCGGCTGATGGACGAGTCGGCGCGCGAGCGTCTCGTGGCGAACATCGCGGGCAGCCTCGCGCAGGTGAGCCGCGAGGACATCATCACCCGGGCCATCTCCCACTTCCGTCAAGCGGATGAACAGTACGGCGCGCGCGTGGCCGCGGCCGTCCACAAGCTGCGTCAGTCGCGTTAG